A portion of the Litorimonas taeanensis genome contains these proteins:
- the ubiE gene encoding bifunctional demethylmenaquinone methyltransferase/2-methoxy-6-polyprenyl-1,4-benzoquinol methylase UbiE — MTEKTIDFGFENIPESQKASRVRGVFDSVAKNYDLMNDAMSLGIHRVWKNMTMAKLNPQPGERHLDVAGGTGDLARRFIRAADDVRLRRGGEPAQSVICDINAEMLLAGVNASKDAGLNLSRICGDAQALPFPDESFDVVTIAFGIRNVTDRSLALREFYRVLKPGGRLAVLEFSTPPTQWLRKFYDSYSFAVIPPMGQLLANDRDSYQYLVESIRRFPKQAQFAKLVEEAGFSRVGWDDYSGGIAALHTGWKV, encoded by the coding sequence ATGACAGAGAAAACCATTGATTTCGGCTTTGAAAATATTCCGGAAAGCCAGAAGGCCTCCCGAGTGCGCGGTGTATTTGACTCCGTAGCCAAGAATTATGACTTGATGAATGACGCGATGAGCCTTGGCATTCACCGCGTCTGGAAGAATATGACAATGGCCAAGCTGAACCCGCAGCCAGGGGAGCGACATTTGGATGTGGCAGGAGGCACAGGAGATTTAGCGCGTCGATTTATCCGCGCGGCAGATGATGTGCGTCTACGGCGCGGAGGTGAGCCGGCCCAATCTGTAATTTGTGATATAAATGCTGAAATGCTCTTGGCAGGGGTCAATGCCAGTAAAGATGCAGGGCTTAATTTATCGCGCATTTGCGGCGATGCTCAGGCTTTGCCTTTTCCAGATGAAAGTTTTGATGTTGTCACGATAGCTTTTGGCATTCGGAATGTAACTGATAGGTCATTGGCTTTGCGAGAATTTTATCGCGTTTTAAAACCGGGTGGACGTTTGGCGGTTCTTGAGTTTTCGACGCCCCCAACGCAATGGTTGCGTAAATTTTACGATAGCTACTCTTTTGCTGTTATACCGCCAATGGGGCAGCTTTTAGCCAATGATCGCGATAGCTATCAATATTTGGTTGAGTCTATCCGGCGTTTTCCAAAACAAGCCCAATTCGCAAAATTAGTCGAGGAGGCTGGATTTTCTCGCGTAGGGTGGGATGATTATAGCGGCGGTATCGCTGCGCTCCACACGGGTTGGAAAGTATAA
- a CDS encoding LysR family transcriptional regulator, which yields MKNWSDYPIFLAVAEVGSLTAAGKKLGMSQPTVGRRIRALEDHFKTPLLRREDGVLVPTRFGQSMLDHIQRMQDEAAAIDRSSATLEDSLSGVVRLSATEGIGTAWLPGVMQVFRKTHPDILIDLGIGFRDFNLAQREADIALRWEGPGEQNSLIGRKIATVSFGFYAAPEYVKRMGSPETLDDMSDHDGVIANIMDGKQLWVRDGDVMIHSPKRITFQTNSIWAFDEAMEHGYGIGMQPITRGARKKQKNQLVRILPDVTVTEELYLVAHQDLRRSTRIRAVFDFLVKAFKQDQDFFLNGGQSAFRTGLPEPIDFLDVAE from the coding sequence ATGAAAAATTGGTCGGATTACCCTATATTTTTGGCAGTCGCAGAGGTCGGTAGCTTAACAGCCGCCGGCAAAAAGCTCGGTATGAGCCAGCCCACGGTAGGCCGTCGGATAAGAGCTCTGGAAGACCATTTTAAAACGCCTTTATTGCGAAGAGAAGACGGGGTTCTTGTTCCGACACGGTTTGGTCAATCTATGCTCGATCATATCCAGCGTATGCAAGATGAAGCCGCGGCGATTGACCGTAGTTCTGCGACCTTAGAGGATAGTTTGTCAGGTGTCGTTCGTCTCTCTGCGACAGAGGGCATCGGAACGGCTTGGTTGCCAGGTGTGATGCAGGTTTTTCGGAAAACTCATCCCGATATTCTGATTGATTTGGGCATTGGCTTCAGAGACTTTAACTTGGCGCAAAGAGAGGCCGATATAGCACTGCGCTGGGAAGGCCCGGGCGAGCAAAATTCATTGATTGGTCGTAAGATTGCGACGGTTTCATTTGGGTTCTATGCGGCTCCAGAATATGTTAAACGAATGGGTTCTCCTGAAACTTTGGATGATATGTCAGATCATGACGGCGTCATTGCCAATATTATGGACGGCAAACAGCTTTGGGTACGCGATGGAGACGTGATGATTCATTCTCCTAAGCGCATAACATTCCAGACAAACTCTATTTGGGCCTTTGATGAAGCTATGGAGCATGGCTACGGTATTGGGATGCAGCCGATTACGCGGGGCGCGAGGAAAAAACAAAAAAATCAACTGGTACGCATATTGCCAGATGTCACGGTGACAGAAGAGCTATATTTAGTGGCTCACCAAGATCTAAGACGGTCCACCCGGATAAGGGCAGTTTTCGATTTCCTCGTTAAGGCCTTTAAACAAGATCAGGATTTCTTCCTCAATGGGGGACAATCTGCATTCCGTACAGGTCTACCAGAACCCATCGATTTCTTAGATGTGGCGGAATAG
- a CDS encoding DUF983 domain-containing protein — MSTLLEPATLPHNIWAAIRRGIRLKCPRCGQEKLFRSYLKPVSTCPNCQKDWENVRADLAPAWAAMTFSAHFIIPLYHFFIFDGPLPNWAATLLMIIIATSICLVTLPSFKGLFMTIVWWHKMEKEQQS, encoded by the coding sequence ATGTCGACACTTTTAGAACCCGCTACACTTCCGCATAATATCTGGGCCGCTATTCGGCGCGGTATCAGATTAAAATGCCCTCGCTGCGGGCAAGAAAAACTCTTTAGATCCTATTTAAAGCCCGTTTCAACGTGTCCAAATTGTCAAAAAGACTGGGAAAATGTACGCGCAGATTTGGCACCAGCTTGGGCCGCCATGACATTCTCGGCGCATTTCATTATACCCCTTTATCACTTCTTTATATTTGACGGCCCCTTACCCAATTGGGCGGCAACCTTGCTCATGATAATTATTGCCACTTCTATTTGTCTGGTCACTCTACCTTCTTTCAAAGGTTTATTTATGACCATTGTTTGGTGGCATAAAATGGAAAAAGAGCAACAAAGCTAA
- the metX gene encoding homoserine O-succinyltransferase MetX, whose protein sequence is MSQDGIKDITLERGSVALERGCDIANDTVRGRLYGNMDGPLLIVLGGISATRFVADGGKLNRGWWSRLVRKGGPIDLNKFKVLSVDFAPEKGGIDCPDTITTADQAKRIVDLLQAENLGPARAMIGSSYGGMCSLALAQNHSEWVENLCIIGAAHRPYPIGVGWRGIQRRIVRLGIDAGQPETGLRLARELAMTTYRTPEEFADRFALNETSTNPFSFDICDYLGSRGDVFAKSMDAQRFLALSESVDLHRVEPENITTPTLLMTAISDQLAPLPDMRELRDRLAGPSELFTFTSLYGHDAFLKEYDAMSPRLESFCKGLHTR, encoded by the coding sequence ATGTCGCAAGATGGAATAAAAGACATTACCTTAGAGCGTGGCTCCGTTGCACTTGAGCGCGGGTGTGACATTGCCAATGATACGGTGCGTGGCCGACTTTATGGCAATATGGACGGCCCTTTATTAATTGTCTTGGGCGGCATTTCCGCCACGCGCTTTGTCGCGGATGGCGGGAAACTGAATCGCGGATGGTGGTCACGTCTGGTGCGTAAAGGCGGCCCCATTGATCTGAATAAATTCAAAGTTTTAAGTGTTGATTTCGCGCCTGAAAAGGGCGGCATTGACTGCCCTGACACCATAACAACAGCAGACCAAGCGAAGCGTATTGTAGATTTGCTTCAAGCTGAAAATCTAGGCCCCGCACGAGCTATGATTGGGTCATCTTATGGCGGCATGTGTTCACTGGCCCTCGCCCAAAATCACTCAGAATGGGTTGAGAATCTTTGTATAATCGGTGCAGCCCATCGACCCTATCCGATTGGCGTAGGCTGGCGCGGTATTCAAAGACGCATTGTCCGTTTAGGAATAGACGCCGGGCAGCCCGAAACAGGGTTAAGATTAGCTCGAGAGCTCGCTATGACGACCTATCGAACGCCCGAAGAATTTGCGGATAGATTTGCGCTAAACGAGACCAGCACAAACCCCTTCAGTTTTGATATATGCGATTATCTGGGATCACGCGGAGATGTTTTCGCAAAATCTATGGACGCTCAACGTTTTCTGGCCCTCTCAGAATCAGTAGATTTGCACCGCGTGGAACCTGAGAATATTACGACGCCAACATTATTAATGACAGCGATATCTGATCAGCTCGCTCCCTTACCTGATATGCGTGAACTGCGTGATCGGTTAGCGGGGCCTAGCGAGCTCTTCACATTTACCAGCCTTTATGGTCATGATGCGTTTTTAAAAGAATATGACGCTATGAGTCCAAGGCTTGAATCATTTTGCAAGGGTTTACACACAAGGTGA
- the metB gene encoding cystathionine gamma-synthase: MTDKPHIQTQIVQAEIGSDPAFGAVAPPLYTSSTYLWPSVEEKGPYDYGRTANPNRAGLSKALSILEGGSSTVITSSGMSAIDLCLNLIKADDLIIAPHDCYGGTHRLLTHRAAQGRVRVLFIDQSDPEALHEALDEKPAMVLIETPSNPLMRLVDISKIAKLSKACGAIVVADNTFLSPVRQQPLSLGCDIVVHSTTKYLNGHSDVVGGAVIAKSAEHGETLAWWANCAGVTGSPFDAWQTLRGLRTLSARMDIQESNAEAIAKYLKKHKAVTKVYYPGLRSDPGYKLMKAQQSGPGAMLSFELETPALAAKALNSIEIFQLAASLGGVESLICQPSTMTHRGMAESARLEAGITDNLLRLSVGMETENDLIKALDKALS; this comes from the coding sequence ATGACAGACAAACCTCATATACAAACACAAATCGTCCAAGCTGAAATTGGATCTGACCCTGCTTTTGGCGCCGTGGCCCCGCCATTATATACATCCTCAACATATCTTTGGCCCAGTGTAGAAGAAAAAGGACCTTATGATTATGGCCGCACTGCCAACCCTAATCGCGCCGGACTCAGTAAGGCCTTATCCATATTAGAAGGCGGTTCTAGCACCGTAATTACTTCATCAGGAATGAGCGCAATCGACCTTTGCCTAAACCTTATTAAGGCTGACGACCTTATTATTGCCCCGCATGATTGCTATGGCGGCACGCATCGCTTGCTAACGCACCGCGCAGCACAAGGCCGCGTTCGCGTATTATTTATTGATCAATCAGACCCTGAAGCACTTCACGAAGCGCTAGACGAAAAACCTGCAATGGTTTTAATAGAAACCCCATCCAACCCGCTCATGCGCCTTGTTGATATTTCTAAAATCGCAAAACTATCCAAGGCTTGCGGCGCCATCGTCGTGGCTGATAATACATTCTTGTCTCCTGTACGTCAGCAGCCGCTCTCACTAGGGTGCGATATCGTAGTACACTCAACAACCAAATATCTGAACGGCCACAGCGATGTTGTGGGCGGCGCCGTTATCGCAAAATCGGCTGAGCACGGCGAAACACTCGCTTGGTGGGCTAATTGCGCAGGTGTAACAGGGTCCCCCTTTGACGCGTGGCAAACTTTGCGCGGCCTAAGAACTTTATCAGCGCGAATGGACATTCAAGAAAGTAATGCCGAAGCGATTGCTAAATATTTGAAAAAACACAAAGCTGTCACCAAGGTTTACTACCCTGGTCTACGCTCTGACCCTGGGTATAAATTGATGAAAGCGCAACAGTCAGGCCCCGGCGCAATGCTGTCCTTTGAACTCGAAACGCCTGCCCTTGCCGCTAAAGCCCTTAATTCAATTGAAATCTTTCAACTTGCAGCCTCGCTAGGCGGCGTAGAAAGTCTCATCTGTCAACCGTCTACTATGACCCATAGAGGTATGGCTGAGTCAGCTCGACTGGAAGCCGGCATAACAGATAATTTATTGCGGTTATCCGTTGGAATGGAGACTGAAAACGACTTAATCAAGGCCTTAGACAAAGCGCTAAGCTAA
- a CDS encoding dihydroxy-acid dehydratase, producing MTKPKSTPQAKRSDAIVKGPSRAAARAMLRAAGMDDDNFEGPMIAVFNTWTNMGPCNMDLDKLAVPVRAGIRAAGGTPVDFNSIAVSDGITMGSEGMRASLMSREVIADSIELAVKGHSLDGVIILVGCDKTIPAAGMALARMNVPGVVLYGGSIMPGNHKGKDLSVQDVFEAVGACAAGIIDEDELKDIEKAACPGAGACGGQFTANSMAMAMTFLGLSPMGVNDVPAVDEEKNKAAYRAGQIVVDCVKDNRLPREMITQQALMNAAIALSATAASTNAILHLLAIATEAEVEGFDIDAFDTISRTTPVIGDLKPGGKYMAFNLYEAGGSALIGKRLVEDGRIKDSPTVTGRSLFEEINDAKESEGQDVVRTFNDPVKSRGGYGIVYGDLAPEGCVVKLAGHGALFFEGKARVFESEEACFEVVQRNEIKKGDVIIIRNEGPAGGPGMREMLAVTAALVGQEIIDDVALITDGRFSGASYGFVIGHVAPEAAHGGPIAFVQDGDTVTIDVEARTINVDADLVARSKDWTPPKPKYPNGAYAKFAKLVGSASKGAVTSFPFDT from the coding sequence ATGACAAAACCAAAGAGCACCCCACAAGCAAAGCGTAGTGACGCGATTGTTAAAGGCCCGAGCCGCGCCGCTGCGCGCGCCATGCTTCGTGCCGCAGGTATGGATGATGACAATTTTGAAGGCCCAATGATTGCGGTCTTCAATACGTGGACCAATATGGGGCCCTGCAATATGGACCTTGATAAGTTGGCCGTACCCGTGCGCGCCGGCATTCGCGCCGCTGGTGGCACACCTGTTGATTTCAACTCTATCGCTGTTTCAGATGGCATTACGATGGGAAGCGAAGGCATGCGGGCCAGCTTAATGTCCCGCGAAGTTATTGCAGACTCAATCGAACTCGCCGTCAAAGGTCATAGCCTTGACGGCGTTATTATTTTGGTGGGTTGTGATAAAACAATTCCCGCGGCAGGTATGGCTCTGGCGCGCATGAATGTACCCGGCGTTGTGCTTTATGGCGGCTCCATCATGCCCGGCAATCACAAGGGTAAAGACCTGTCAGTCCAAGACGTGTTCGAAGCTGTAGGCGCGTGTGCGGCCGGCATTATTGACGAAGACGAATTGAAAGACATCGAAAAAGCAGCTTGTCCCGGAGCCGGGGCTTGTGGTGGTCAGTTCACAGCAAATTCAATGGCTATGGCCATGACCTTTTTAGGGCTGTCTCCAATGGGCGTTAATGATGTTCCTGCGGTTGACGAAGAAAAGAACAAAGCGGCCTATCGCGCAGGACAAATTGTTGTCGACTGCGTAAAAGACAATCGTCTGCCTCGGGAAATGATAACCCAGCAAGCCTTGATGAACGCAGCAATTGCCCTTTCGGCAACAGCGGCCTCCACGAATGCTATTTTGCATTTGCTCGCTATTGCTACAGAGGCAGAAGTGGAAGGCTTTGACATCGATGCTTTTGATACGATTTCGCGCACGACGCCCGTTATTGGTGACTTGAAACCAGGCGGGAAATATATGGCGTTTAATTTATATGAAGCCGGCGGCTCGGCGCTTATTGGCAAACGCCTCGTTGAGGATGGGCGTATCAAAGACAGCCCAACGGTAACAGGTCGCAGTCTTTTTGAAGAGATTAACGACGCCAAAGAATCAGAAGGACAAGATGTTGTCCGTACCTTCAATGACCCTGTTAAGTCTCGCGGCGGTTATGGTATTGTCTATGGCGACCTAGCCCCTGAAGGCTGCGTCGTGAAACTTGCGGGACATGGCGCTTTATTTTTTGAAGGCAAGGCCCGCGTCTTTGAATCAGAAGAAGCGTGTTTCGAAGTTGTTCAAAGAAATGAAATCAAAAAAGGCGATGTGATTATCATCCGTAATGAAGGCCCCGCAGGCGGCCCAGGGATGCGCGAAATGCTTGCGGTTACTGCGGCTCTTGTTGGACAAGAGATCATCGATGACGTTGCTCTTATAACTGATGGCCGTTTTTCAGGGGCGTCATATGGTTTTGTGATTGGCCATGTCGCACCAGAGGCCGCACATGGCGGACCTATTGCCTTTGTACAAGACGGAGACACTGTCACGATTGATGTAGAAGCTCGAACAATTAATGTCGACGCTGACCTCGTGGCTCGTTCAAAAGATTGGACGCCGCCGAAACCTAAATATCCAAATGGCGCCTATGCTAAATTCGCAAAGCTTGTTGGCAGTGCCTCAAAAGGCGCCGTAACCTCTTTCCCATTTGACACCTAA
- the ilvC gene encoding ketol-acid reductoisomerase, with translation MSSLDIYYDKDCDLSIIKAKKVAVLGYGSQGRAHALNLKDSGVDVVVGLRPESSTNKKVRADGLTVKPTADAVKGADVVMVLTPDELQAKIYREDIEPNIKEGAALAFGHGFAIHYGQVAPRRDLDVIMIAPKAPGHTVRNEFTNGRGIPDLIAVAQDANSGFALDLAKSYASAIGGGRTAIIHTTFKDETETDLFGEQAVLCGGVVELIKMGFETLTEAGYPPELAYFECLHETKLIVDLIYEGGIANMNYSISNNAEYGEYVTGEAVVNNSSREAMRTALKNIQNGDYAKSFIQEGALGYPSMTARRRNMEAHQIEQIGGKLREMMPWIAANKIIDKDKN, from the coding sequence ATGTCATCTCTCGATATTTATTACGACAAAGATTGTGATCTTTCGATTATCAAAGCCAAAAAAGTAGCTGTCCTAGGCTATGGTTCACAAGGGCGAGCACACGCGCTTAACCTTAAAGATAGCGGCGTTGATGTTGTCGTTGGTTTACGCCCAGAAAGCTCCACAAACAAAAAAGTTCGCGCAGATGGATTGACGGTCAAGCCAACGGCAGACGCGGTTAAAGGCGCAGATGTCGTCATGGTTTTAACACCAGATGAACTTCAAGCTAAAATCTATCGTGAAGATATTGAGCCTAATATTAAAGAGGGCGCTGCGCTTGCTTTTGGTCATGGCTTTGCCATCCATTATGGTCAGGTTGCGCCGCGACGCGACCTTGATGTTATCATGATTGCCCCCAAAGCTCCGGGTCACACCGTCCGCAATGAATTTACAAATGGTCGCGGCATTCCTGACCTTATTGCGGTTGCCCAAGACGCCAATAGTGGCTTCGCACTTGACCTCGCTAAGTCCTATGCGTCCGCTATTGGTGGTGGCCGGACAGCGATTATCCATACAACCTTCAAAGACGAAACAGAAACTGACCTCTTTGGGGAACAAGCTGTGCTTTGCGGCGGTGTTGTTGAACTTATCAAAATGGGTTTTGAAACCCTTACAGAGGCTGGGTATCCGCCTGAGCTAGCATATTTTGAATGTCTGCATGAAACCAAATTGATCGTCGACCTTATTTATGAAGGCGGCATTGCCAATATGAACTACTCTATTTCCAATAATGCGGAATATGGTGAATATGTCACCGGTGAAGCGGTTGTGAATAACAGCTCTCGCGAAGCGATGCGCACAGCCCTTAAGAACATCCAAAATGGTGATTATGCAAAATCCTTCATCCAAGAAGGCGCACTTGGCTATCCTTCCATGACAGCCCGTCGCCGCAATATGGAAGCACATCAAATCGAGCAAATTGGCGGAAAGCTTCGTGAAATGATGCCGTGGATTGCCGCGAATAAAATTATCGACAAAGACAAAAACTAA
- the ilvG gene encoding acetolactate synthase 2 catalytic subunit, with protein sequence MTTAKQFNRQQTEILEDRAPKSGSQLLLESIAAQGVDLIFGYPGGAIMPVYDVLPSIPQLRHILCRHEQACGMAAIGYARATGKVGTAFATSGPGATNLVTAIADAYLDSVPVVFVTGQVPTNLMGTDAFQEVDIFGITLPIVKHSYIVRDPADLPGMIAEAYFIAAEGRPGPVLIDLPKDVANAVTTERHKWRPYPKVKPEMGKSSEIEKAEQLIREAKKPLFYIGGGIAQGDGVKELRDLVERTQIPVVSTLKGLGSLPSDHPNYLGMLGMHGLKAANYAVQECDLLIVAGARFDDRATGKLDTFAPHAKVIHMDIDIAEINKLRRVNVGLDGSLKKNLAALDPFDGGAATGINDWLELCYSRRAMHEWDYEGAQETASPGVYAPKLLHDLSRRADDSAIFTCDVGQHQMWVAQHCYFDDPKDHITSGGLGTMGFGLPAGLGAKLGAPERTVITVSGDGSIMMNIQELATLNRYGIPLKIVLLDNSVLGMVRQWQEVFFDKNYSETNLDDNPDFAEVARAFQIEAFTVNTADEMDAGIDRLLSTDGPVLMHVKIDPNENVWPLVPPGRSNADMMER encoded by the coding sequence ATGACCACAGCGAAACAATTTAACCGTCAACAGACGGAAATATTGGAAGACAGAGCCCCAAAATCTGGGTCTCAGCTCTTGCTTGAATCTATAGCCGCTCAGGGCGTGGATTTAATCTTTGGTTATCCAGGCGGCGCCATCATGCCCGTTTATGACGTCCTGCCGAGCATTCCACAGCTCCGCCACATTCTTTGTCGCCATGAACAAGCCTGCGGCATGGCGGCCATTGGTTATGCCCGCGCTACGGGTAAGGTCGGCACAGCCTTTGCAACATCTGGTCCAGGGGCGACCAACCTCGTTACCGCGATTGCCGATGCTTATTTAGATTCCGTGCCTGTTGTCTTCGTCACGGGGCAAGTGCCTACGAATTTGATGGGAACGGATGCATTTCAAGAAGTCGACATTTTCGGCATAACCCTGCCCATAGTTAAACATAGCTATATTGTACGCGATCCGGCTGACCTTCCAGGTATGATCGCCGAAGCCTATTTCATCGCCGCAGAAGGGCGGCCAGGCCCCGTCTTAATCGACCTTCCAAAGGACGTTGCCAATGCGGTGACAACGGAGCGCCATAAATGGCGCCCTTACCCTAAAGTTAAACCTGAAATGGGTAAAAGTTCTGAAATAGAAAAGGCCGAGCAGTTAATTCGAGAGGCCAAAAAACCTCTCTTTTACATTGGCGGCGGCATAGCTCAGGGTGACGGGGTAAAAGAGTTACGTGACCTCGTTGAGCGCACACAGATACCTGTCGTTTCAACGCTTAAGGGGCTTGGCTCACTTCCTTCTGATCACCCAAATTACCTAGGCATGCTCGGTATGCATGGTTTGAAAGCCGCCAATTACGCGGTGCAGGAATGTGATTTATTAATTGTCGCTGGTGCGCGTTTTGATGACCGCGCCACAGGCAAGCTAGATACGTTCGCCCCGCATGCAAAAGTTATCCATATGGATATTGATATTGCTGAAATTAATAAACTACGCCGCGTGAATGTTGGTCTTGATGGGTCATTGAAGAAGAACCTCGCCGCTCTGGACCCTTTTGACGGCGGCGCAGCAACAGGCATTAATGATTGGCTAGAACTTTGTTATTCTCGTCGCGCTATGCATGAATGGGATTATGAAGGCGCGCAAGAAACAGCCTCTCCCGGCGTTTACGCCCCTAAATTATTACATGATCTCTCTCGACGCGCAGATGATAGCGCAATTTTCACCTGCGATGTAGGACAACATCAAATGTGGGTCGCACAGCATTGTTATTTCGACGATCCCAAAGACCACATTACATCAGGCGGCTTGGGAACAATGGGCTTTGGCCTTCCGGCGGGGCTTGGTGCAAAGCTTGGCGCGCCTGAACGCACCGTCATTACTGTGTCAGGTGACGGTTCAATCATGATGAACATTCAAGAACTCGCCACATTAAACCGCTATGGTATTCCGCTGAAAATTGTACTGTTAGACAATTCGGTTTTGGGCATGGTGCGCCAGTGGCAAGAAGTATTCTTTGACAAAAATTATTCGGAAACAAATTTGGATGACAACCCAGATTTCGCGGAAGTTGCCAGAGCCTTTCAAATTGAGGCTTTCACCGTGAACACAGCGGATGAAATGGATGCTGGCATTGACCGTCTTCTTTCAACAGACGGCCCTGTCCTTATGCATGTAAAAATTGACCCCAATGAAAATGTTTGGCCACTCGTCCCGCCAGGGCGCAGCAATGCCGACATGATGGAGCGTTAA
- a CDS encoding ACT domain-containing protein encodes MTELQRDKIFEPSGVQGKLKVVLHDVSGTLLRALGTIERRGYDYRDVHCTQRVDGDFDLLVHVEDTGGPNDLHTLCLQLERLYNVVSAERVGRRTRAEHAG; translated from the coding sequence ATGACTGAACTACAACGTGATAAAATCTTTGAACCCTCTGGCGTTCAAGGCAAATTAAAAGTCGTCCTGCACGATGTGTCTGGCACATTGTTACGCGCTCTTGGCACAATAGAACGCCGCGGTTATGACTACCGGGATGTACACTGTACACAACGCGTCGATGGCGATTTTGACTTGCTTGTACATGTTGAAGATACAGGCGGCCCGAATGATTTGCACACTCTCTGCCTCCAACTGGAGCGACTGTATAATGTCGTCTCCGCCGAGCGCGTTGGACGACGGACAAGAGCTGAGCACGCAGGGTAA
- a CDS encoding 2-isopropylmalate synthase yields the protein MTNHVKIFDTTLRDGEQAPGFSMTSGQKLKMAKALEGLGVDIMEAGFAAASPGDFEAIKTIATEVKDSIVCSLARCNEGDIRASGEAIKPAAKSGRGGRIHTFIATSPLHREFKLKMSMDEIVRRATAGIELARQYTDDVEFSCEDAIRTERDYLKRVVEAAIKAGATTINIPDTVGYTTPEEIQSLFEFLASDIEGADSVTFSAHCHDDLGLAVANSLAAVRGGARQVECALNGIGERAGNCALEEVAMALRTRKDFFGLSTQLKTEGLYGASKLLATITGNPVPRNKAIVGKNAFAHESGIHQHGVLANRETYEIMKPEDVGVSTDNLVLGKHSGRAALKNRAETLGFELGDNQLQSLFVKFKHLADEKKEVFDADIEALILGEAVGEIGPWALESLYVSAGSDDGKRPVATVRLHHEDGRKETWSQEAAGPVNATFLAISHITGQPLHLDSFSVQSVTEGEDAMAEASVMVSTEFSSYHGRGTSTDTVLAGARAYLDVINRIERRADRQKSIAAQH from the coding sequence ATGACCAATCACGTCAAAATTTTCGACACAACTTTACGCGACGGCGAACAAGCGCCAGGCTTTTCTATGACTTCAGGCCAAAAACTGAAGATGGCGAAAGCGCTCGAAGGTCTGGGCGTCGATATTATGGAAGCAGGGTTTGCGGCAGCATCTCCCGGTGATTTTGAGGCCATTAAAACCATCGCTACAGAAGTCAAAGACTCCATCGTTTGCTCTCTCGCCCGATGTAATGAGGGCGATATTCGCGCAAGCGGCGAAGCCATCAAACCTGCAGCAAAATCAGGGCGCGGCGGACGTATTCATACCTTTATTGCAACCTCTCCGCTCCACAGAGAATTTAAGCTTAAAATGTCTATGGACGAGATCGTGCGCCGCGCCACTGCCGGCATTGAGCTCGCCCGGCAATATACTGATGATGTTGAATTTTCTTGTGAGGACGCGATCCGAACGGAACGAGATTATCTTAAACGTGTTGTCGAGGCCGCTATTAAAGCCGGCGCGACAACGATCAACATACCCGACACGGTCGGTTATACAACGCCAGAAGAAATCCAGAGCCTGTTTGAATTTTTGGCGTCTGACATTGAGGGTGCGGACAGCGTAACCTTCTCAGCCCATTGCCATGACGACCTTGGCCTCGCCGTTGCGAACTCTCTCGCCGCCGTGCGCGGCGGCGCGCGGCAAGTCGAATGTGCCCTTAACGGCATTGGTGAACGCGCAGGTAATTGTGCCCTCGAAGAAGTTGCCATGGCACTTCGCACGCGGAAAGATTTCTTTGGTTTATCAACACAGTTAAAAACTGAGGGCCTTTATGGGGCGTCAAAACTTCTAGCGACCATAACCGGCAACCCTGTTCCACGTAATAAAGCCATCGTCGGCAAGAACGCCTTTGCCCATGAATCGGGTATCCACCAACACGGCGTTTTGGCGAACCGTGAAACTTATGAAATTATGAAACCCGAAGATGTCGGAGTGAGCACCGACAACCTTGTTCTCGGGAAGCATTCAGGACGTGCTGCGCTTAAAAATCGAGCGGAAACATTGGGTTTTGAATTGGGTGACAATCAGCTTCAATCACTTTTCGTTAAATTCAAACATTTGGCCGATGAAAAAAAAGAAGTCTTCGATGCTGATATCGAAGCCTTGATATTGGGCGAGGCTGTTGGTGAAATTGGGCCTTGGGCTTTGGAAAGTCTATATGTTTCGGCAGGGTCAGATGACGGGAAACGCCCCGTCGCCACGGTCAGACTTCACCATGAAGATGGTCGCAAAGAGACATGGAGCCAAGAAGCGGCAGGGCCTGTAAACGCAACCTTCCTCGCCATTTCACATATTACCGGCCAACCATTACACCTTGATAGTTTCTCTGTTCAATCTGTCACAGAGGGCGAAGACGCTATGGCCGAAGCCTCGGTAATGGTCAGCACTGAGTTTTCTAGCTATCATGGTCGCGGTACGAGCACAGATACAGTCCTCGCAGGAGCCCGTGCTTATCTTGATGTAATCAACCGTATCGAACGGCGCGCAGACAGACAAAAATCCATTGCTGCGCAACATTAG